One part of the Astatotilapia calliptera chromosome 9, fAstCal1.2, whole genome shotgun sequence genome encodes these proteins:
- the LOC113029395 gene encoding uncharacterized protein LOC113029395, which translates to MDDASKQPQSFGSGQQRNHHPRPFFYVQPPSQPCYLYPQWQLNNPYSHFGLPGAFNFGRPCMHPYQYMQYPGFVLPHAPIYPMDYRRMFEPRFHAPVWGDVPRQQQHHYHPQPHGRRETACSEAQTDPSDAITKLIECLDKIRANELQGAERELDSGIASQSSGMFSPEEEKKNEEQARMLHSESTTVTFGGSTAADESSQMILGTLSAQGCWAGRLEEELPLDSSSVHEECPEGKRSAVDGFLHLGKEEVMDIQSDVSVTDQCVPRCDAEEPRNSTPASLAISSIQPSVQESKNRDHVSTVEHPAVSLDEAKADRSYQILKLPFDDVLTPGSAGPGHLCSPTAPYYYNYLSMQPKHDRMSVLSPSLDELSSRDEMFSTDLDDVDLFPQHHMYAGRRLTEVIGGSPRAAEDVEEVWRPGTKRYVCACCGKSLAKGTGRSKVHSSKMYMDDAGDSEDEGRYGRGCEQPIRVVVRKHSSPRKTHPLPQRHPAKSSYKRGLYKEPTDAVDQDEERDGCKQEAGEGEAGEMDSGELQCRTCQERFCREDLTEGDVIPRRRQETSAQWKVMYHRPRDEARDDDELPPHWNRGSTVRGEPRC; encoded by the exons atggaCG aTGCAAGCAAACAGCCACAATCATTTGGGAGTGGACAACAGAGAAATCACCATCCCAGACCTTTTTTCTATGTCCAGCCACCATCTCAGCCCTGCTACCTCTATCCACAGTGGCAGCTCAACAACCCATACAGTCACTTTGGTCTGCCTGGAG CTTTTAACTTTGGCCGCCCCTGCATGCACCCTTACCAGTACATGCAATACCCTGGCTTTGTTTTACCACATGCTCCTATTTACCCGATGGATTACAGGCGAATGTTTGAGCCTCGCTTCCACGCTCCTGTCTGGGGCGACGTACCTCGCCAGCAGCAGCATCACTACCATCCACAGCCTCATGGCCGTCGGGAAACGGCCTGCTCGGAGGCCCAAACTGACCCCAGCGACGCTATAACCAAGCTCATAGAGTGCCTGGATAAAATTAGAGCCAATGAACTGCAGGGTGCCGAACGAGAACTCGACTCCGGAATTGCGTCCCAGTCCTCAGGAATGTTTTctccagaagaagaaaagaagaatgaaGAGCAGGCTCGCATGTTGCATTCAGAGTCCACTACTGTGACCTTCGGCGGATCCACTGCAGCCGATGAGTCCAGCCAAATGATCTTAGGCACCCTGAGCGCTCAGGGATGTTGGGCAGGAAGACTGGAAGAGGAATTGCCCCTCGATAGCTCCTCTGTCCATGAGGAGTGTCCTGAGGGCAAGCGGTCGGCAGTAGATGGTTTCCTCCATCTTGGGAAAGAAGAAGTCATGGATATCCAGTCAGATGTCTCAGTGACTGATCAATGTGTTCCCAGATGTGATGCCGAGGAGCCGCGTAATTCCACTCCAGCCTCACTCGCCATTTCCTCCATTCAGCCATCAGTACAGGAGTCTAAAAACAGAGACCACGTCTCAACGGTGGAACATCCAGCAGTGTCTTTGGATGAAGCCAAAGCTGATCGGAGCTACCAGATCCTCAAGCTGCCGTTCGATGATGTTTTAACACCTGGATCTGCCGGACCTGGCCACCTCTGCTCCCCGACTGCTCCTTACTACTACAACTACCTGTCCATGCAGCCAAAACACGACCGCATGAGCGTCCTTAGTCCATCTCTGGATGAACTCTCCTCCAGAGATGAAATGTTCTCCACGGATCTGGACGACGTGGACCTCTTTCCCCAGCACCACATGTACGCAGGAAGGCGGCTCACCGAGGTGATTGGTGGATCTCCCCGTGCTGCTGAGGATGTAGAGGAAGTGTGGCGGCCAGGTACGAAGAGGTATGTGTGCGCGTGTTGTGGGAAGAGCCTCGCTAAAGGGACGGGCAGGAGCAAAGTTCACAGCTCAAAGATGTACATGGACGATGCTGGAGATTCGGAGGATGAGGGCAGATATGGACGAGGGTGCGAGCAGCCCATCAGGGTGGTTGTGAGGAAGCATTCTTCACCGAGGAAGACTCACCCTTTACCACAAAGGCATCCAGCCAAGTCTTCGTATAAGAGAGGCCTGTACAAAGAGCCCACGGATGCAGTGGACCAGGACGAAGAGAGAGATGGTTGCAAGCAAGAGGCAGGTGAAGGTGAGGCAGGCGAGATGGACAGCGGCGAGCTGCAGTGTAGGACATGTCAAG AGAGGTTCTGCAGAGAAGATCTGACTGAAGGCGATGTGATTCCCAGGAGGAGACAAG AAACAAGTGCTCAGTGGAAAGTGATGTACCACAGGCCCAGAGATGAGGCCCGTGACGACGACGAGCTGCCACCACACTGGAACAGAG GCTCTACAGTGAGAGGGGAACCGAGATGTTAA
- the kbtbd2 gene encoding kelch repeat and BTB domain-containing protein 2 has translation MSDLSERRPVNTDYAVSLLEQLKFFYEQKLLTDVVLLVEDTEFPCHKMVLATCSSYFRAMFMSGLSESTQTHVHLRNVDAATLQIIITYAYTGNLAISDSTVEPLYETACFLQVEDVLLQCRDYLVKKINAENCVRMLSIGDLYSCSELKQSAKRMVEHKFPKVYRQETFLQLSHELLIDILSSDNLNVEKEETVREAAMLWLEYNMEARSQHLSSVLSQIRIDALSEVTQRAWFQGLPPNDKSVVVQGLYKSMPKFFKPRLGMTKEEMLIFMEAMSETHSDGYVFSSNVPTTVVCYSPQAEKVYKLCNPPGDLQKVGTLVTPDNDVFIAGGQIPLKNSISNHGKSGKLQAVFRSVDSFFWFDAQQNSWVPKTPMLCARIKPTLVYCDGFIYAIGGDNVGGELNKRTVERYDCEKDEWTMMSPLPFAWNWSTSVVAHNCIYVMTHDLMYCYLPRADTWMEMAMRKTSRCFASAAAFGDLIFYIGGLHVVSNSGIRLPTSTIDGSSVTVEIYDVKKNEWRLAANIPAKRYSDPCVRAVVLLNSLCIFMRETHMNERAKYAIYQYDVELDRWFLRQPVSERVLWDLGKDFRCAVGKLYPSCLEESPWKPPTYLFSPDGAEEFEVDGELVALPNV, from the exons ATGTCGGATCTCAGTGAGCGAAGGCCGGTCAACACGGACTACGCTGTCTCCCTGCTGGAGCAGCTCAAGTTCTTCTATGAACAGAAGTTACTGACTGACGTTGTGCTGCTGGTGGAGGACACGGAGTTCCCGTGTCACAAGATGGTCCTGGCCACGTGTAGCTCCTATTTCAG GGCAATGTTCATGAGCGGCCTCAGCGAGAGCACGCAAACCCACGTCCACTTGAGGAACGTGGACGCGGCCACCCTGCAGATCATCATCACGTACGCCTATACGGGCAACCTGGCCATCAGCGACAGCACAGTAGAGCCACTCTACGAGACCGCCTGCTTCCTGCAG GTTGAGGATGTCTTGCTGCAGTGCAGAGACTACCTGGTGAAGAAGATCAACGCTGAGAATTGCGTCCGCATGCTGAGCATCGGTGACCTCTACAGCTGTAGTGAGCTGAAGCAGAGCGCCAAGCGCATGGTGGAGCACAAGTTCCCCAAAGTGTACCGACAGGAGACCTTCCTCCAGCTGTCCCACGAGCTGCTCATAGACATCCTGAGCAGTGACAACCTCAACGTCGAAAAAGAGGAGACTGTGCGCGAGGCTGCTATGCTGTGGTTGGAGTATAATATGGAGGCACGATCACAGCACCTGTCCTCGGTTCTGAGTCAGATTCGCATAGATGCACTGTCTGAGGTGACCCAGCGCGCCTGGTTCCAGGGTCTGCCGCCTAACGACAAGTCTGTGGTGGTTCAGGGCCTCTACAAATCCATGCCCAAGTTCTTCAAGCCACGGTTAGGCATGACTAAGGAGGAGATGCTGATCTTCATGGAGGCCATGTCAGAAACCCACAGTGAcggttatgtattttcttcgaACGTGCCTACTACAGTAGTGTGTTACAGCCCACAGGCGGAGAAGGTGTACAAGCTGTGCAATCCCCCGGGAGACCTGCAGAAGGTGGGCACGCTTGTGACTCCTGATAATGACGTGTTCATCGCTGGTGGGCAGATCCCTCTCAAAAACTCAATCTCCAACCATGGCAAGAGTGGCAAGTTACAGGCGGTGTTCCGCTCAGTCGATAGTTTCTTCTGGTTTGATGCCCAGCAAAACTCCTGGGTGCCCAAAACCCCCATGCTGTGTGCTCGAATCAAACCCACGCTGGTATATTGCGACGGCTTCATCTATGCAATCGGAGGGGATAATGTCGGAGGAGAGCTGAATAAACGCACAGTGGAGCGCTACGACTGCGAGAAGGACGAGTGGACCATGATGAGCCCCCTACCCTTCGCCTGGAACTGGAGCACCTCGGTGGTGGCGCATAACTGCATATACGTCATGACCCACGATTTGATGTACTGCTACCTGCCACGAGCCGACACCTGGATGGAGATGGCCATGCGCAAGACGAGCCGCTGTTTTGCATCTGCAGCCGCCTTCGGCGACCTCATCTTCTACATCGGCGGGCTCCACGTTGTCAGCAACTCCGGCATCCGTCTGCCAACGAGCACCATTGACGGCTCCTCAGTTACTGTGGAGATTTATGATGTCAAGAAGAATGAGTGGCGTCTGGCGGCGAATATCCCTGCCAAGCGCTACTCCGACCCGTGCGTGCGGGCCGTGGTGCTGCTCAACTCGCTCTGCATTTTCATGCGTGAAACCCACATGAACGAGCGTGCCAAGTATGCCATCTATCAGTATGACGTGGAGCTCGACCGTTGGTTCCTGCGGCAGCCCGTGTCGGAACGTGTGCTCTGGGATCTAGGCAAGGACTTCCGCTGTGCGGTGGGGAAGCTGTATCCCTCCTGTTTGGAGGAATCCCCCTGGAAACCCCCAACATACCTCTTCTCCCCCGATGGCGCAGAGGAGTTCGAGGTGGACGGTGAGCTGGTGGCCCTCCCTAACGTATAG
- the LOC113029858 gene encoding uncharacterized protein LOC113029858: protein MEAATSTLQYSHSLGPRGPNPLSAAQPSQGPQQPAPGAPRAEEQQHKPFFYIQPSQPYMPMQSLQWPVPMPMPVSYNPYYGYPGLGFGMPMMPHYQPNPYMEPPGFVVPHTHLHLMDYRRMLNPQYYQTMAYHARRLRYQHNSPTREMTSSEVQTEPLSVTQNTSTPNSRDMESSSVFPICSSSTTTNVSNSRVLSSALTVESSPESNDMVPSSTIRTPSNGSFVIQTEEVRIECCTTPVGLQLLHSHETAEVSRSFSQDMVQCSSILQGHVLQDEGLCLPPDQSEQALQVCPDILLVGAPSTGEHIPALEESGNQMVPVVCSLESQEAACGEAGVMSEREQSMTKNPQLEVVHLSFDTSYLDELRKMESSVWSRDDTLVPSSESLIQNGPAESLEETLTTNEVTSADMMLEEEAPPEDGTAMTDMPPLEEDDLGVVSTVQDEMVVEADICPMMESPVSEEPSKPNLMCTEMAAVSNVQHLESSPLGADRSQSRTETSIQDSQDTSFESLPAYLPSTNWLADFENVYYSNKLPQAPKKQTRPQGLDVSARRRKLDLEYKELNIRKPKEKYKPKGKADRRSLSDHECCLSRSFNENIFSTRVPKKERLCSRCLTKRRTCMPASPGLDGHNLKRKAVPFQQWNDAPLPTCDACKSHTKRRLMRKDSNPDLCSPHRGHDTEGESSENSSCRKGQRWRPGDNLRKLADLKRPLACKQNLEKSPGAMYPKLREKNCVCNELQHQPVAWERLHHCTTGNAIREMDENCAVLLQDNWRDVDQRYLMHRWQTEKSWMPKSDTDGSKNETRSQHLNRHKKSQPQSQGTLTRDTRC from the exons ATGGAGGCAGCAACGTCTACCTTGCAATATTCACACAGTTTGGGCCCCCGTGGTCCAAACCCACTGAGTGCAGCTCAGCCGTCCCAGGGGCCCCAACAACCGGCTCCAGGGGCTCCACGTgctgaggagcagcagcacaaaCCTTTCTTCTACATACAGCCCTCGCAGCCATACATGCCCATGCAGAGTCTGCAGTGGCCTGTACCGATGCCCATGCCTGTGTCCTACAATCCATACTATGGTTACCCAGGTTTAG GTTTTGGGATGCCAATGATGCCACACTATCAGCCTAATCCATACATGGAGCCACCTGGCTTTGTCGTCCCACATACCCACCTTCATCTCATGGACTACAGGCGCATGCTAAACCCCCAGTATTACCAGACCATGGCCTATCACGCCCGCAGGTTGCGCTACCAACACAACTCCCCAACCAGAGAAATGACCAGCTCCGAGGTGCAAACTGAGCCACTCTCAGTGACACAGAACACCAGCACCCCAAATTCCAGAGACATGGAGTCATCCAGTGTCTTCCCAATTTGTAgcagcagcaccaccaccaATGTCTCCAACAGTCGGGTGCTCTCGTCAGCCTTGACTGTGGAGAGTTCTCCAGAGAGTAATGACATGGTGCCCTCGTCCACCATTAGGACGCCATCAAATGGCAGCTTTGTGATTCAAACTGAAGAGGTGAGGATTGAATGCTGCACCACACCTGTGGGACTACAGCTTCTGCACTCTCACGAGACCGCAGAAGTATCCCGTAGTTTTTCCCAGGACATGGTCCAGTGTAGCTCCATTCTCCAGGGTCACGTCCTGCAGGACGAGGGACTCTGCCTCCCTCCAGACCAGTCGGAGCAGGCACTCCAGGTTTGTCCTGATATCCTGTTAGTTGGAGCACCCAGCACAGGTGAGCATATCCCTGCTCTAGAAGAATCTGGGAACCAGATGGTCCCTGTCGTTTGCAGTTTGGAGTCTCAAGAGGCAGCATGTGGGGAAGCTGGGGTgatgagtgagagagagcagagTATGACCAAGAATCCCCAACTCGAAGTCGTTCACCTGTCGTTTGATACAAGCTACCTGGATGAGTTGAGGAAGATGGAGTCTTCAGTTTGGTCCAGGGACGACACCTTGGTTCCTTCCTCAGAGTCGTTGATCCAAAATGGTCCCGCAGAGTCTCTTGAGGAAACACTGACTACTAATGAGGTGACTTCTGCAGACATGATGCTGGAAGAGGAGGCTCCTCCGGAAGATGGCACAGCTATGACTGACATGCCGCCGTTGGAAGAGGATGACCTGGGAGTAGTCTCCACTGTGCAGGATGAGATGGTGGTTGAAGCTGATATCTGCCCTATGATGGAATCACCTGTTTCGGAAGAACCTTCTAAACCAAATCTAATGTGCACGGAGATGGCGGCTGTATCCAATGTGCAGCATTTGGAGAGCTCTCCTCTTGGGGCAGATCGAAGCCAAAGCAGAACAGAAACCAGTATCCAGGATTCTCAGGACACATCCTTCGAATCATTACCTGCCTATCTCCCCTCAACTAACTGGCTAGCTGATTTTGAGAATGTCTACTACAGCAACAAGTTGCCGCAAGCTCCCAAGAAGCAGACCCGACCTCAGGGTTTAGATGTTTCTGCTCGAAGGCGAAAACTAGACCTCGAATACAAAGAACTAAATATTCGCAAGCCAAAGGAGAAATACAAACCCAAAGGCAAAGCAGATCGAAGAAGCCTTTCCGACCATGAATGCTGCCTCAGCAGAAGCTTCAATGAGAACATTTTCAGTACTCGTGTGCCAAAGAAGGAAAGACTCTGCTCCAGATGTCTGACAAAACGTAGAACCTGTATGCCTGCCAGCCCTGGACTTGACGGGcacaacttaaaaagaaaagcggTTCCCTTCCAGCAGTGGAACGACGCCCCCTTACCGACATGTGACGCATGTAAATCTCACACCAAGAGGCGGCTGATGAGGAAAGATTCTAATCCTGATCTTTGCAGTCCTCATCGGGGCCATGACACTGAGGGCGAATCCTCTGAAAACAGCTCGTGTCGCAAAGGTCAAAGGTGGAGGCCGGGTGACAATCTCAGGAAGCTCGCAGACCTTAAAAGGCCACTAGCATGTAAGCAGAACCTGGAGAAGAGTCCTGGAGCGATGTATCCAAAGCTGAGGGAGAAGAACTGTGTGTGCAATGAGCTGCAGCATCAGCCTGTTGCTTGGGAGAGGCTACACCACTGCACCACCGGGAATGCCATCCGGGAAATGGATGAGAACTGTGCTGTGCTTCTTCAGGACAACTGGAGGGATGTGGACCAGAGATACCTGATGCACAGGTGGCAAACTG AGAAATCATGGATGCCTAAGAGTGACACAGATGGCTCCAAGAATGAAACCAGATCACAACACTTGAACAGACACAAGAAATCACAACCACAATCACAAG gaacTCTTACCAGAGACACACGATGCTGA